In Populus nigra chromosome 1, ddPopNigr1.1, whole genome shotgun sequence, one genomic interval encodes:
- the LOC133694966 gene encoding uncharacterized protein At4g28440-like: MATPTKTGKEQQEESSNAGGKPGLRKPVFTKVDLLKPGTGGHTLTVKVLNSIAVLPKGRSVSHHLRQSRIAECLIGDDTGSIIFTARNEQVDLMKPGTTVIIRNAKIDMFKGSMRLAVDKWGRVEVTEPAEFVVKEDNNLSLVEYELVNVAGE; this comes from the exons ATGGCAACCCCAACAAAAACAGGAAAGGAACAGCAAGAAGAGAGCAGCAATGCGGGTGGGAAACCTGGACTTAGAAAGCCTGTCTTCACCAAAGTGGACCTGCTCAAGCCTGGAACTGGAGGTCATACCTTGACTGTCAAGGTCCTTAATTCCATTGCTGTCCTTCCAAAGGGCCGATCGGTCTCTCACCATCTCCGTCAGTCGCGAATCGCTGAATGTCTTATTGGGGATGACACTGGTTCCATCATCTTCACCGCAAGAAACGAACAAg tTGATTTGATGAAGCCAGGGACAACTGTAATCATCCGCAATGCAAAGATTGACATGTTTAAGGGATCTATGAGGCTAGCAGTTGACAAATGGGGTCGTGTTGAAGTCACTGAGCCTGCAGAATTTGTAGTCAAGGAAGACAACAATCTCTCTCTTGTTGAATACGAGCTTGTGAATGTTGCAGGAGAGTGA
- the LOC133695194 gene encoding phenolic glucoside malonyltransferase 1-like, which yields MAHFDQSENYWLPSSINGARAETKKTYPTINLSLFFTLAISMASPNSVKILDICEVAPAYDSTKSATETILSPTCFELAGLRFPPTECLFFFKLTDANPTFFHSVIFPSLKKSLSNALLHFLPIVGSLTWPPESSKPIFVYHPNNDSVSVTLAECNGDFDRLIGNGILEAVESHPYAPQFVATETMSPLVVLQVTLFPNKGFCIGMATHHAIFDGKSVSMFLRAWAYTCKYIVEKGEAPRLLPAEITPSFGWKSIQDSKGLEEAYINLWATMGKRLESGSDSNPKSVKPLTKLEVQPNLLRATFHLSSEAIKKLRESVLRYHPEATDPTKRLHLSTYLLACSYVLICLVKARGGDADREVYFAWSVDCRSRLDPPLPPNHFGDTVVARHIVSKAGDFMQENGLAIIAGKLSASINGLDKGLLEGSSERFEMLLSLGPEVRLISVAGATGLKFYNTDFGWGNVEKVELTSIDRTGAFSVLDIGNGSDRRIEIGVALKRPEMESFASFFSNGVKVMPRL from the coding sequence ATGGCTCATTTCGATCAATCTGAAAACTATTGGTTGCCGAGTTCTATTAATGGAGCAAGAGCTGAAACGAAAAAAACATATCCCActatcaatctctctctctttttcactCTAGCTATCTCCATGGCATCACCGAACTCTGTAAAGATACTTGATATCTGCGAAGTGGCTCCCGCTTATGACTCTACCAAGTCAGCCACCGAAACAATACTCTCTCCTACTTGTTTTGAACTGGCAGGTCTCAGATTTCCTCCAACTGAgtgcctcttcttcttcaaacttACTGATGCAAACCCTACCTTCTTTCACTCTGTAATTTTCCCCAGTCTcaaaaaatcactttccaatGCACTCCTCCACTTCCTCCCTATCGTCGGCAGCCTAACATGGCCCCCTGAATCCTCCAAACCCATCTTTGTTTACCATCCTAATAACGATTCCGTTTCAGTTACACTTGCCGAGTGTAATGGTGATTTCGATCGCCTTATAGGCAATGGAATCCTTGAAGCTGTTGAATCACATCCTTATGCTCCCCAATTTGTCGCAACTGAAACTATGTCACCATTAGTGGTTTTACAAGTAACGTTATTTCCTAACAAAGGCTTTTGCATTGGTATGGCAACGCACCATGCAATATTTGACGGGAAAAGCGTATCTATGTTCCTCAGAGCTTGGGCTTATACATGCAAATATATTGTCGAAAAAGGTGAAGCCCCACGTTTATTGCCAGCAGAAATCACCCCGAGTTTTGGATGGAAAAGTATCCAAGACTCCAAAGGTTTGGAGGAGGCGTACATTAACTTGTGGGCAACCATGGGGAAACGGTTAGAATCAGGTTCAGACTCGAACCCAAAAAGCGTGAAGCCGTTGACGAAACTTGAAGTGCAACCTAACTTGCTTCGAGCAACCTTTCATTTATCTAGTGAAGCCATTAAGAAGCTTAGAGAAAGTGTGTTGCGTTATCACCCGGAAGCAACAGACCCTACAAAACGACTTCATCTCTCCACTTATCTTCTGGCATGCTCTTATGTATTGATCTGTCTTGTCAAAGCAAGAGGAGGAGATGCCGACAGAGAGGTTTATTTTGCGTGGTCAGTGGATTGTAGAAGTCGTTTAGACCCTCCTCTTCCACCAAATCATTTTGGTGACACTGTTGTGGCTCGTCACATAGTTTCTAAAGCCGGAGATTTTATGCAGGAAAATGGATTAGCTATTATAGCCGGAAAGCTTAGCGCTTCCATAAACGGATTGGACAAGGGACTCCTTGAAGGTTCAAGTGAGAGGTTTGAGATGTTGTTAAGTTTGGGACCAGAAGTGCGACTAATTAGTGTTGCTGGAGCGACcggattaaaattttacaacaCGGATTTTGGATGGGGAAATGTCGAGAAGGTGGAGCTCACATCCATAGATAGAACTGGAGCGTTTTCAGTGTTGGATATTGGAAATGGAAGTGACCGAAGGATTGAAATTGGTGTGGCTTTGAAGAGGCCTGAAATGGaatcttttgcttcttttttctctaatgGCGTAAAAGTTATGCCTAGGCTataa